In the genome of Telluria beijingensis, one region contains:
- a CDS encoding LysR family transcriptional regulator: MSKAMAQFMETSAQDRNIFEDLTTLRIFVRTVEIGNFSEVARRMDATPAMVSKRVAALEAKAGQRLFNRNTRRLVVTEAGQKLYEYAMRALLELDRAAEEMSSIQDKASGHLCLTAPAMLGLAVIAPRLAQFMRENPLLSLDVNFSMEKLDLYKARIDVAVRIADVIDPGLVAIKLAPYRRAFCASPEYLRQHGVPQVPEDLMDHNCLITRGSALNTRWPVKRGAEIGHVHVKGSLATDNGQAGLIVCRAGLGIMMGPRWMLEEDLRSGTLVEVLSDYLPDNRAIYAVLLQRSGTSAKLQAAVEFLKSCFAGMR; the protein is encoded by the coding sequence ATGAGCAAGGCGATGGCGCAATTCATGGAAACCTCGGCGCAGGACAGGAATATTTTCGAAGACTTGACGACACTGCGCATCTTCGTACGCACCGTCGAAATCGGCAATTTCTCGGAAGTGGCGCGCCGGATGGACGCCACGCCGGCGATGGTGAGCAAGCGCGTGGCGGCGCTCGAGGCCAAGGCCGGGCAGCGGCTGTTCAACCGCAACACGCGGCGCCTGGTCGTCACCGAGGCCGGCCAGAAGCTGTATGAATACGCGATGCGCGCCTTGCTCGAACTCGACCGCGCGGCGGAAGAAATGTCGTCGATCCAGGACAAGGCGAGCGGCCACCTGTGCCTGACGGCGCCTGCGATGCTGGGCCTGGCGGTAATCGCGCCGCGCCTGGCGCAGTTCATGCGCGAGAACCCGCTGCTGTCGCTGGACGTGAATTTCTCGATGGAGAAGCTCGACCTGTACAAGGCGCGCATCGATGTCGCGGTGCGGATCGCCGACGTGATCGATCCAGGGCTGGTGGCGATCAAGCTGGCGCCGTACCGGCGGGCGTTCTGCGCGTCGCCCGAGTATCTGCGCCAGCACGGCGTGCCCCAGGTGCCAGAAGATCTCATGGACCACAATTGCCTGATCACGCGCGGTTCGGCCCTGAATACCCGCTGGCCGGTCAAGCGCGGCGCCGAGATCGGGCATGTGCACGTGAAGGGCAGCCTGGCGACCGACAACGGCCAGGCCGGGCTGATCGTTTGCCGCGCCGGACTGGGCATCATGATGGGACCACGCTGGATGCTCGAAGAGGACCTGCGCTCGGGAACGCTGGTCGAGGTGCTGAGCGACTACCTGCCGGACAACCGGGCGATCTACGCCGTGCTGCTGCAACGCAGCGGCACCTCGGCCAAGCTGCAGGCCGCGGTCGAATTCCTGAAATCCTGCTTCGCCGGGATGCGCTGA
- a CDS encoding ornithine cyclodeaminase family protein, with the protein MSQTAIWLSEEDVASMVTLEDTIGVLEAGVRELGAGTAQNIPKALANFHDKSSLHSLGSVMLGSSICGYKNWINTPNGAKAVFVLFDAHEGRLLAMMEANCLGQMRTSAMTGLGTRWMAGPDVREMAMIGTGRQALAQVAAVHLVQRLQRLRVWSPTPEKRQAFCREVAGQFDIEVVEAATLEEATDGAPIVTTCTRARTPFLKASMLARGAHLNAVGAILPHSAEIEQGVFARVGFIGVDDVPNARKASRELIDYFDGGEGAGDWDRVRPLGAIIANGEKPGPDCDVTLFKSMGMGVSDLTVAGLAYQRARAANIGKPIPLIAKAPIRWTDTH; encoded by the coding sequence ATGAGTCAAACCGCAATCTGGTTGAGCGAAGAAGATGTCGCATCGATGGTCACCCTGGAGGACACGATCGGCGTGCTCGAAGCCGGCGTACGCGAACTGGGCGCCGGCACCGCACAGAACATCCCGAAGGCGCTGGCCAATTTTCACGATAAATCGTCGCTGCATTCGCTCGGTTCGGTCATGCTGGGGTCAAGCATCTGCGGCTACAAGAACTGGATCAATACGCCGAACGGGGCCAAGGCCGTGTTCGTGCTGTTCGACGCCCACGAAGGCCGCCTGCTGGCGATGATGGAGGCGAACTGCCTGGGCCAGATGCGCACCTCGGCCATGACCGGGCTGGGAACGCGCTGGATGGCCGGTCCCGATGTGCGCGAGATGGCCATGATCGGCACCGGTCGCCAGGCACTGGCCCAGGTCGCGGCGGTGCACCTGGTGCAGCGCCTGCAGCGCCTGCGGGTCTGGAGCCCGACGCCCGAGAAACGCCAGGCCTTCTGCCGCGAGGTGGCCGGGCAATTCGACATCGAGGTGGTCGAAGCGGCGACGCTCGAAGAGGCCACCGACGGTGCGCCGATCGTGACCACCTGCACCCGCGCGCGCACGCCGTTTCTCAAGGCCTCGATGCTGGCGCGCGGCGCGCACCTGAACGCGGTGGGCGCCATCCTGCCCCACAGCGCCGAGATCGAGCAGGGCGTGTTCGCGCGCGTCGGCTTCATCGGCGTCGACGACGTGCCCAATGCACGCAAGGCATCGCGCGAATTGATCGACTATTTCGATGGTGGCGAAGGGGCGGGAGACTGGGACCGCGTGCGGCCGTTGGGAGCGATCATCGCGAATGGCGAGAAGCCTGGGCCGGATTGCGATGTGACCCTGTTCAAGTCGATGGGGATGGGTGTCTCCGACCTGACCGTCGCCGGCCTGGCCTACCAGCGCGCACGCGCGGCCAATATCGGCAAGCCGATTCCCCTGATCGCGAAAGCGCCTATCCGCTGGACCGACACGCACTGA
- a CDS encoding porin: MSKKFLVLVGGAILASSAAAQSNVTVYGLMDAGIVRESGGAAGSVTQVGSGIAGGSRLGFRGAEDLGNGVSANFVLEMGINIDTGASAQGGTTFGRQAHVGLTKKGLGSVTLGRQYTPIFNTINALDPFGGVSMAGSGNNMLSEGGIRMNNTVKLAAAGVGGLVAEVAYGFGESAIDSSANRNMGAMLGYKLGRFDIRGGYHRNNNANNSDSGRSAIVGGTIDFSTVKAHLAVQSSKGLVIVNGRAIPGTDTRDVMVGLTVRLGANTIMTSYTDKNDRSIHAGDARQLAIGLSHRLSKRTDLYTSIARIKNDAPAGAARFYTVGNASSQGSGDKAYNFGVRHLF; the protein is encoded by the coding sequence ATGAGCAAGAAATTTCTCGTACTGGTGGGCGGGGCGATCCTGGCCAGCAGCGCGGCAGCGCAATCGAATGTGACTGTCTATGGCTTGATGGATGCCGGCATCGTGCGTGAAAGCGGTGGCGCCGCGGGCAGCGTGACCCAGGTCGGCAGCGGCATCGCCGGCGGCTCGCGCCTTGGTTTCCGCGGCGCCGAGGATCTAGGCAACGGCGTCTCGGCGAACTTCGTCCTTGAAATGGGCATCAATATCGACACTGGCGCCTCGGCCCAGGGAGGCACGACGTTCGGACGCCAGGCACACGTCGGCCTGACGAAGAAAGGCCTCGGCTCGGTGACGCTCGGGCGCCAGTACACGCCGATCTTCAATACCATCAATGCGCTCGACCCGTTCGGCGGCGTCAGCATGGCAGGCTCGGGCAACAATATGCTGTCCGAAGGCGGCATCCGCATGAATAACACGGTCAAGCTGGCGGCCGCCGGCGTCGGCGGGCTGGTCGCGGAAGTCGCCTACGGATTCGGCGAGTCGGCGATCGACAGCAGCGCCAATCGCAATATGGGCGCCATGCTCGGCTACAAGCTTGGCCGCTTCGATATTCGCGGCGGCTACCATCGGAACAACAACGCCAATAACAGCGATAGCGGACGTAGTGCGATCGTTGGCGGGACCATCGATTTCAGCACGGTGAAGGCACACCTGGCCGTGCAGTCGAGCAAGGGGCTGGTGATTGTCAATGGGCGGGCGATTCCGGGCACCGATACGCGCGATGTCATGGTCGGCCTGACCGTGCGGCTGGGCGCGAATACCATCATGACGTCGTACACCGACAAGAACGATCGCAGCATCCATGCCGGCGATGCGCGCCAGCTTGCGATCGGCTTGTCGCATCGGTTGTCCAAGCGGACCGATTTGTACACCTCGATCGCGCGGATCAAGAACGATGCGCCGGCGGGAGCGGCGCGGTTCTATACGGTTGGTAACGCGTCGAGCCAGGGGAGTGGGGATAAGGCGTACAACTTTGGGGTGCGGCATTTGTTCTGA
- a CDS encoding NAD(P)H-dependent oxidoreductase, with product MSDLLQTLQWRYATKKMNPSKKVAKEKIDRILEAVRLTASSSGLQQYEMFVVTNDALREQIRAHAWNQAQVTESSHLLVFAAWDTYTAERINAMFDLVNAERGLRNEGWEAYRQQLLSTYPQRDAQTNFEHAARQAYIGLGSALIAAAEQKVDATPMEGFDPAKVDEILKLRERGLRSVILLPVGYRADEGDWLVDLKKVRRPFSQFVTELA from the coding sequence ATGTCCGATCTCCTGCAAACCCTGCAGTGGCGTTATGCCACCAAAAAAATGAATCCTTCCAAGAAGGTCGCCAAAGAGAAGATCGACCGCATTCTCGAGGCGGTGCGCCTGACGGCCAGTTCCAGTGGATTGCAACAGTACGAGATGTTCGTGGTGACGAACGATGCTCTGCGTGAACAGATCAGGGCGCATGCCTGGAACCAGGCCCAGGTGACGGAGAGTTCGCATCTGCTCGTTTTTGCCGCGTGGGATACCTATACGGCCGAGCGCATCAATGCGATGTTCGATCTGGTGAACGCCGAGCGCGGCTTGAGAAACGAAGGTTGGGAAGCCTACCGCCAGCAGTTGCTATCGACGTACCCGCAACGCGACGCCCAGACCAATTTTGAACACGCCGCGCGCCAGGCTTACATCGGCCTCGGCAGCGCGCTGATTGCAGCCGCAGAGCAAAAGGTGGATGCCACGCCGATGGAAGGGTTCGATCCTGCAAAGGTCGACGAGATCCTGAAGCTGCGCGAACGTGGATTGCGTTCGGTGATCCTCTTGCCTGTTGGCTATCGGGCGGATGAGGGCGATTGGCTGGTCGACTTGAAGAAAGTGCGTCGTCCGTTTTCGCAGTTCGTCACTGAATTGGCGTAG
- a CDS encoding BPSL0067 family protein, giving the protein MLAKFHGRFAGRDQECAALVQSVTSIGHTSRWQPGPRVVDQTFIKPGTVIANFKFENGRARYPNQSGWHVAIFSNFGNRRPGGGYTHFWIVDQWRGKTVGRRRKQAWTPEEIKRNNIRPVNDAEQYYIVNVP; this is encoded by the coding sequence CTGCTCGCGAAGTTTCATGGGCGCTTCGCCGGCAGAGATCAAGAGTGCGCGGCGCTTGTCCAATCGGTTACGTCAATCGGCCACACATCGCGATGGCAGCCCGGGCCGAGGGTGGTAGATCAAACATTCATTAAGCCGGGGACGGTCATTGCGAACTTCAAGTTCGAGAATGGACGTGCGCGCTATCCGAATCAAAGCGGCTGGCACGTGGCGATTTTCAGCAACTTTGGAAATCGGCGTCCGGGTGGTGGCTACACGCACTTTTGGATCGTCGACCAGTGGCGGGGCAAGACCGTCGGGCGAAGAAGGAAACAGGCATGGACACCCGAAGAGATCAAGCGGAACAACATCCGGCCGGTAAACGACGCCGAGCAGTATTACATCGTCAACGTGCCATGA
- the ispB gene encoding octaprenyl diphosphate synthase, which yields MSAATQHAQQNTIVQSIAPDMEAVNTVIRQRLHSDVTLVNQIAEYIISAGGKRIRPVLVLLLANAYGYRGTAHHELAAVVEFIHTATLLHDDVVDESSMRRGRQTANALFGNAASVLVGDFLYSRSFQMMVGLDNMRVMQILSDATNVIAEGEVLQLLNMHDPDVTEAAYLLVIRSKTAKLFEAAAELGALVAGANDAQIAAAGEYGRSLGTAFQLIDDVLDYAGDAAEIGKNLGDDLREGKPTLPLIWLMEHGTPEQRELVRNCIEQGDEQQFDAVLAAVTSSGALDYTRRQAEQAAERATAAIADLPDSVYKNSLLQLCGFAVDRNH from the coding sequence TTGTCAGCCGCCACTCAACACGCCCAACAGAACACCATCGTCCAATCGATCGCGCCCGACATGGAGGCCGTCAACACGGTGATCCGCCAGCGGCTGCATTCGGACGTCACCCTGGTGAACCAGATCGCCGAGTACATCATCAGCGCGGGCGGCAAGCGCATCCGTCCGGTACTGGTGCTGCTGCTGGCCAATGCCTACGGCTACCGCGGCACGGCCCACCACGAGCTGGCCGCCGTGGTCGAGTTCATCCACACCGCGACCCTGCTGCACGACGACGTGGTCGACGAATCCTCGATGCGCCGCGGCCGCCAGACCGCCAACGCCCTGTTCGGCAATGCCGCTTCGGTGCTGGTGGGCGACTTCCTGTACTCGCGCTCGTTTCAGATGATGGTCGGCCTGGACAATATGCGCGTGATGCAGATCCTGTCCGATGCCACCAATGTGATCGCCGAAGGCGAGGTGCTGCAACTGCTGAACATGCACGATCCGGACGTGACCGAAGCGGCCTACCTGCTGGTGATCCGCTCCAAGACCGCCAAGCTGTTCGAAGCGGCGGCCGAACTCGGCGCGCTGGTGGCCGGCGCCAACGACGCGCAGATCGCGGCGGCTGGCGAATACGGCCGCTCGCTGGGCACGGCTTTCCAGCTGATCGACGACGTGCTCGACTACGCGGGCGACGCGGCCGAGATCGGCAAGAACCTGGGCGACGACCTGCGCGAGGGTAAACCTACCCTGCCGCTGATCTGGTTGATGGAACATGGCACGCCAGAACAACGCGAGCTGGTGCGCAACTGCATCGAGCAGGGCGACGAGCAGCAGTTCGATGCGGTGCTGGCGGCGGTGACGTCGAGCGGAGCGCTGGATTACACGCGTCGGCAGGCGGAACAGGCGGCTGAACGCGCCACGGCGGCGATCGCGGATTTGCCTGACAGCGTCTATAAAAACAGCCTGCTCCAGCTCTGCGGTTTCGCTGTTGACAGGAACCATTAA
- the rplU gene encoding 50S ribosomal protein L21 translates to MYAVIKTGGKQYKVVAGEKLKVEQIPADIGSELTIDQVLAVGAGDSIKFGAPLVEGATVLVKVVSHGRHDKVRIFKMRRRKHYQKRQGHRQNFTEIQIVSING, encoded by the coding sequence ATGTACGCGGTCATAAAAACCGGTGGCAAGCAATACAAAGTTGTCGCTGGTGAAAAACTTAAAGTAGAACAGATACCGGCTGACATTGGTTCCGAACTCACGATCGATCAGGTCCTCGCCGTTGGCGCGGGCGACAGCATCAAGTTTGGTGCTCCGCTGGTCGAAGGTGCAACGGTGCTGGTGAAAGTGGTTTCGCATGGTCGTCACGACAAGGTCCGTATCTTCAAGATGCGCCGTCGTAAGCACTACCAGAAGCGTCAGGGCCATCGCCAGAACTTCACCGAAATCCAGATCGTTTCGATCAACGGCTAA
- the rpmA gene encoding 50S ribosomal protein L27, with protein sequence MAHKKGGGTTRNGRDSESKRLGVKVYGGQAINAGGIIIRQRGTPVRAGANVGTGKDHTLFALVDGTVKFVKQGVGSKQFVTVVANEAVAA encoded by the coding sequence ATGGCACACAAAAAAGGCGGCGGTACTACCCGCAACGGCCGTGACTCAGAAAGCAAACGCCTTGGCGTGAAAGTCTACGGCGGCCAGGCAATCAACGCCGGCGGCATCATCATCCGTCAACGCGGCACCCCAGTGCGCGCTGGCGCCAACGTCGGCACGGGCAAGGATCACACCCTGTTCGCGCTGGTCGACGGTACCGTCAAGTTCGTCAAGCAAGGCGTGGGCTCGAAGCAGTTCGTGACCGTCGTTGCCAACGAAGCAGTCGCAGCGTAA
- the cgtA gene encoding Obg family GTPase CgtA — MKFIDEARIEVIAGDGGNGCASFRREKFRPFGGPDGGDGGKGSSIFVVADRNVNTLVDFRYSKVHTGKNGEPGRGSDCYGKGAEDITIRMPVGTLIIDDNNGEIIADLTEHGQTELLAKGGEGGWGNIHFKTSTNRAPRQKTEGKDGERRTLRLELKVLADVGLLGMPNAGKSTFITAVSNAKPKIADYPFTTLHPNLGVVRVSHEKSFVIADIPGLIEGASEGAGLGHQFLRHLARTGLLLHIVDLSSFDEKVDPVKEAKALIKELEKYDEELLNKPRWLVLNKLDVLDDAERKKRVKDVIKRLAWKGPVFEISALNREGCQDLINAIYLHLEEKRHSEQRAEETSMTEEARGISSIDPDDPRFKIIED, encoded by the coding sequence ATGAAGTTTATTGACGAAGCAAGAATTGAAGTCATCGCTGGCGACGGCGGCAACGGGTGCGCCTCGTTCCGCCGCGAGAAGTTCCGCCCATTCGGCGGTCCTGACGGCGGCGACGGCGGCAAGGGCAGCTCGATCTTTGTGGTTGCCGACCGCAATGTGAATACCCTGGTCGACTTCCGTTACTCGAAAGTCCATACCGGCAAGAATGGCGAACCGGGCCGCGGCTCCGATTGCTATGGCAAGGGCGCCGAAGACATCACCATCCGCATGCCGGTCGGCACGCTGATCATCGATGACAACAACGGCGAAATCATCGCCGACCTGACCGAGCATGGCCAGACCGAACTGTTGGCCAAGGGCGGCGAGGGTGGTTGGGGCAATATTCACTTCAAGACCTCGACCAACCGCGCGCCGCGCCAGAAGACCGAGGGTAAAGACGGAGAGCGTCGTACCCTGCGCCTCGAACTGAAGGTGCTGGCCGATGTCGGCTTGCTGGGCATGCCGAATGCCGGCAAGTCCACCTTCATCACGGCCGTGTCGAACGCCAAGCCGAAGATCGCCGACTATCCGTTCACCACCCTGCACCCGAACCTGGGCGTGGTGCGCGTGTCGCACGAAAAGAGCTTCGTGATCGCCGATATCCCCGGCCTGATCGAAGGCGCTTCCGAAGGCGCCGGCCTTGGCCACCAGTTCCTACGCCACCTGGCCCGTACCGGCCTGCTGCTGCACATCGTCGACCTGTCGTCGTTCGACGAGAAGGTCGATCCGGTCAAGGAAGCCAAGGCCCTGATCAAGGAGCTCGAAAAGTACGACGAAGAGCTGCTCAACAAGCCGCGCTGGCTGGTGCTGAACAAGCTCGACGTGCTCGACGATGCCGAGCGCAAGAAGCGCGTCAAGGACGTCATCAAGCGCCTGGCCTGGAAAGGTCCCGTGTTCGAGATCTCGGCCCTGAACCGCGAAGGCTGCCAGGACCTGATCAATGCGATCTACCTGCACCTCGAAGAAAAGCGCCACTCCGAGCAGCGTGCCGAAGAAACCTCGATGACCGAGGAAGCGCGCGGCATCTCGTCGATCGATCCCGACGATCCACGCTTCAAGATCATCGAAGACTGA